In a genomic window of Siniperca chuatsi isolate FFG_IHB_CAS linkage group LG1, ASM2008510v1, whole genome shotgun sequence:
- the LOC122874799 gene encoding paired amphipathic helix protein Sin3a-like isoform X1 translates to MKRRVEDQEPIFAPQQQQSRRPPVQGIADSFQLRALAPAPTVIEAAADNMQPSTGIQYSLPQGYQVPTMPQSTSGHGHGHGHNNTAPHVGPHAHSLAVQSQGPAVVQGHAHPPAPMTSTQGQQFQRLKVEDALSYLDQVKLQFGNQPQVYNDFLDIMKEFKSQSIDTPGVINRVSQLFKGHPDLIMGFNTFLPPGYKIEVQTNDLVNVTTPGQIHYITPHGISVQNIPVSGASSQPASHHQHQSLPQAGPQTTTTPTTTTTPPIPTQPAPNKSSKPIQSPAHTPTSQPNPSIPSYASPRSPSVQSHTPVSSTPSGGPPLQNNQPVEFNHAINYVNKIKNRFQGQPDIYKAFLEILHTYQKEQRNAKEAGGNYIPALTEQEVYTQVARLFKNQEDLLSEFGQFLPDANSSLLLGKTTPDRAESVRNDHGGTVKRPLINNKQRLSHNGLPIRRPAGVGATPPVKKKPKIMGKDHGMTEVSKHSTSTETMFFEKVKKALRSSEAYDNFLRCLHIFNQEVISRAELVQLVIPFLGKFPELFTWFKNFLGYRESSHGESSNAESLPKERATEGIAMEIDYASCKRLGSSYRALPKSYQQPKCTGRTPLCREVLNDTWVSFPSWSEDSTFVSSKKTQYEEHIYRCEDERFELDVVLEANLATIRALETVQRRLSRMSAEEQLRFKLDNTMGGSSEVIHRKAIQRIYGDKAHDIIDGLKRNPAVSVPIVLKRLKMKEEEWREAQRGFNKIWQEQNEKYYLKSLDHQGINFKQNDTKVLRSKNLLNEIEMLYDDRQERASEETATPPPSGPHMTLTYEDSQILEDAAALIIHHVKRQVGIQKEDKYKIKQIIHHFIPDLLFARRGELSDVEEEEEEKLEDLEMDQDGPKKHNGLPGSSPSKSKLLFSNTAAQKLRGTDDAYNLFFVNNYWYIFLRLHHILCSRLLRIYGQAEKQIEEDSREREQEREVLGLKREKNENPAIQLKMKEPMDVDVEDYYSVFLEMVRNLLDGNMEPAQYEDSLREMFTIHAYIAFTMDKLIQSIVRQLQHLVTDDVCARVTDMYLSESANKATGGTLSTQTSRATAEGAYQRKAEQLMSDENCFKLMFVKSRGSVSLAMELLDTEEENSDEPAEAERWSDYVGRYLNSDSASPELREHLAQKPVFLPRNLRRIRKCQRGWEQLQQERMTKVPSDKSKDGNTELKMECMFKLNSYKMVYVCKSEDYMYRHTALTRAHQSQQRVNTRLHRRFQAWLDTWAKKHVTSDMSADSRKWLMGDEQEGLLSCTTTCSPEVLHYLNINKYRVKYRTL, encoded by the exons ATGAAGAGGCGTGTGGAGGACCAGGAACCAATATTTGCCCCCCAGCAACAGCAATCACGTCGTCCCCCGGTGCAAGGTATTGCAGACAGCTTCCAGCTCCGGGCCCTCGCCCCGGCCCCTACTGTGATAGAGGCAGCTGCAGACAACATGCAGCCATCCACCGGCATCCAGTATTCCCTCCCCCAAGGCTACCAG GTGCCTACAATGCCTCAGAGCACAAGTGGACATGGACACGGACATGGACATAACAATACTGCACCTCATGTGGGTCCCCATGCACACAGCCTAGCAGTTCAGTCCCAGGGCCCTGCAGTGGTCCAAGGTCATGCTCATCCACCCGCACCCATGACTTCAACCCAAGGACAGCAGTTTCAGCGACTGAAG GTAGAAGATGCCTTGTCCTATCTGGATCAAGTGAAGCTGCAGTTTGGGAATCAGCCACAAGTTTACAATGATTTCCTTGATATTATGAAAGAGTTCAAGTCACAGAG CATAGACACTCCTGGAGTCATCAACCGTGTGTCCCAACTTTTTAAGGGCCATCCAGACCTCATTATGGGCTTTAACACTTTCTTGCCACCCGGGTATAAGATTGAGGTTCAAACCAACGATTTAGTCAATGTGACCACGCCAGGTCAGATCCACTACATCACCCCTCATGGTATTTCTGTTCAAAACATCCCTGTAAGTGGAGCATCCAGCCAACCTGCGAGCCACCACCAGCACCAGAGTCTGCCACAGGCTGGCCCGCAAACTACCActacccccaccaccaccaccaccccacccATCCCCACTCAACCAGCtccaaataaaagcagcaag CCAATTCAGTCTCCAGCCCATACACCCACCAGCCAGCCCAACCCTTCCATCCCATCCTACGCCTCACCGCGCTCACCTTCGGTTCAGTCCCACACTCCTGTGAGCAGCACGCCATCTGGTGGGCCACCTCTCCAGAACAACCAACCTGTAGAGTTCAACCACGCTATAAATTATGTCAACAAGATCAAGAACCGCTTCCAGGGTCAGCCAGACATTTACAAAGCCTTCCTGGAAATCCTTCACACATACCAG aAGGAACAACGAAATGCTAAAGAGGCAGGAGGCAACTACATCCCAGCACTCACTGAGCAGGAGGTCTACACTCAGGTGGCAAGACTCTTCAAGAACCAGGAGGACCTGCTCTCAGAGTTTGGACAGTTCCTGCCTGATGCAAACAGCTCACTG CTTCTGGGCAAGACTACACCAGACAGGGCAGAGTCGGTGCGTAATGATCATGGCGGCACAGTAAAGAGACCCTTAATTAACAACAAACAGAGGCTGAGCCACAACGGCCTGCCAATCAGGAGACCTGCTGGAGTGGGAGCCACACCACCTGTCAAG AAGAAACCTAAAATAATGGGGAAGGACCATGGCATGACTGAAGTCAGCAAACACAGCACCAGCACTGAAACTATGTTCTTTGAGAAG GTGAAGAAGGCTCTTCGGAGCTCTGAGGCATATGACAACTTCCTGCGGTGTCTTCACATTTTCAACCAGGAAGTTATCTCGCGTGCCGAGCTGGTGCAGTTAGTCATTCCATTTCTTGG aaaattccCAGAGCTTTTTACATGGTTCAAAAATTTCCTGGGTTACCGAGAGTCCAGTCACGGGGAGTCGAGCAATGCAGAGAGTTTACCCAAGGAGCGTGCTACAGAGGGCATCGCCATGGAGATTGACTACGCTTCCTGCAAGAGGCTGGGGTCTAGCTATAGAGCACTGCCGAAGAGCTACCAGCAGCCCAAGTGCACAGGAAGAACGCCGCTGTGCAGAGAG GTTCTGAATGACACGTGGGTGTCGTTTCCATCGTGGTCTGAGGATTCTACATTTGTGAGCTCCAAGAAGACTCAATATGAGGAGCACATTTACAGATGTGAGGATGAGCGCTTTGAG CTGGATGTTGTGTTGGAAGCCAATCTTGCCACGATACGAGCCCTGGAGACAGTGCAGCGGAGGCTTTCTCGCATGTCAGCTGAGGAGCAGCTGCGCTTCAAGTTGGACAACACAATGGGCGGCTCCTCAGAGGTCATTCACCGCAAAGCTATCCAGAGGATATATGGAGACAAGGCCCACGACATCATCGACGGGCTCAAGAGGAACCCAGCTGTGTCTGTCCCCATAGTGCTGAAAAG ATTAAAAATGAAGGAGGAGGAATGGAGAGAAGCCCAGAGAGGCTTCAACAAAATCTGGCAGGAGCAGAATGAAAAGTATTACCTGAAGTCACTCGACCATCAAGGCATCAACTTCAAGCAGAATGACACCAAAGTATTGCGTTCAAAGAACTTGCTGAATGAAATTGAGATGCTATATGATGAC CGCCAGGAGCGAGCATCAGAGGAAACTGCCACACCGCCACCGAGCGGCCCACACATGACCCTGACCTATGAAGACAGCCAAATCCTGGAGGACGCTGCTGCCCTCATCATCCATCACGTCAAAAGACAGGTGGGCATCCAGAAAGAAGACAAGTATAAGATCAAACAGATCATCCACCACTTCATCCCTGACCTGCTGTTTGCACGGCGAGGTGAGCTCTCtgatgtggaggaggaggaagaagagaagttAGAAGACCTTGAGATGGATCAAGACGGCCCCAAGAAGCACAATGGCCTGCCAGGCAGCAGCCCATCAAAGTCCAAGCTCCTCTTCAGCAACACAGCAGCTCAGAAGCTACGGGGCACAGATGATGCCTATAACCTGTTCTTCGTGAACAACTACTGGTATATCTTCCTTCGTCTTCACCACATCCTCTGTTCTCGTTTGCTACGAATCTACGGGCAAGCTGAGAAGCAGATTGAGGAGGATTCCCGTGAGCGAGAGCAGGAAAGAGAAGTGTTGGGGCtcaaaagggagaaaaatgaaaatccaGCAATCCAACTGAAGATGAAGGAGCCGA TGGATGTTGATGTAGAGGACTATTACTCAGTGTTTCTGGAGATGGTGCGTAATCTTTTGGATGGAAACATGGAGCCAGCTCAGTATGAGGACTCCCTGAGGGAAATGTTTACTATCCATGCCTACATTGCCTTCACCATGGACAAACTCATCCAGAGCATTGTCCGGCAG CTCCAGCACcttgtcactgatgatgtatgTGCGCGTGTGACGGACATGTACCTGAGCGAAAGTGCCAATAAAGCCACGGGGGGCACACTATCCACGCAGACATCCAGGGCCACAGCAGAGGGGGCCTACCAACGCAAAGCAGAGCAGCTTATGTCCGATGAGAACTGCTTCAAG TTGATGTTTGTAAAGAGCCGAGGATCTGTCAGTCTGGCCATGGAACTGCTGGACACAGAAGAGGAGAACTCTGATGAGCCAGCAGAGGCAGAG AGGTGGTCAGACTACGTGGGCAGATACCTGAACTCCGATTCTGCATCCCCAGAGCTGCGTGAGCATCTTGCCCAGAAGCCGGTGTTCCTCCCCAG GAATTTGAGACGGATACGGAAGTGCCAGAGAGGATGGGAGCAGCTACAACAGGAGAGAATGACCAAGGTCCCCTCGGACAAGTCGAAAGACGGCAACACTGAGCTGAAGATGGAGTGCATGTTCAAGCTCAACTCTTACAAGATGGTCTATGTCTGCAAATCAGAGGATTACATGTACAGGCACACAGCACTCACACGGGCTCATCAG TCCCAACAGAGGGTCAACACACGCCTGCACAGACGCTTTCAGGCGTGGCTGGACACCTGGGCCAAAAAGCATGTGACCAGCGACATGTCTGCCGACAGCCGCAAGTGGCTGATGGGAGATGAACAAGAAGGCCTGTTGTCCTGCACCACCACTTGCAGCCCTGAGGTTCTCCATTATCTCAACATTAACAAGTATCGAGTGAAGTACAGAACACTGTAG
- the LOC122874799 gene encoding paired amphipathic helix protein Sin3a-like isoform X2: protein MKRRVEDQEPIFAPQQQQSRRPPVQGIADSFQLRALAPAPTVIEAAADNMQPSTGIQYSLPQGYQVPTMPQSTSGHGHGHGHNNTAPHVGPHAHSLAVQSQGPAVVQGHAHPPAPMTSTQGQQFQRLKVEDALSYLDQVKLQFGNQPQVYNDFLDIMKEFKSQSIDTPGVINRVSQLFKGHPDLIMGFNTFLPPGYKIEVQTNDLVNVTTPGQIHYITPHGISVQNIPVSGASSQPASHHQHQSLPQAGPQTTTTPTTTTTPPIPTQPAPNKSSKPIQSPAHTPTSQPNPSIPSYASPRSPSVQSHTPVSSTPSGGPPLQNNQPVEFNHAINYVNKIKNRFQGQPDIYKAFLEILHTYQKEQRNAKEAGGNYIPALTEQEVYTQVARLFKNQEDLLSEFGQFLPDANSSLLLGKTTPDRAESVRNDHGGTVKRPLINNKQRLSHNGLPIRRPAGVGATPPVKKKPKIMGKDHGMTEVSKHSTSTETMFFEKVKKALRSSEAYDNFLRCLHIFNQEVISRAELVQLVIPFLGKFPELFTWFKNFLGYRESSHGESSNAESLPKERATEGIAMEIDYASCKRLGSSYRALPKSYQQPKCTGRTPLCREVLNDTWVSFPSWSEDSTFVSSKKTQYEEHIYRCEDERFELDVVLEANLATIRALETVQRRLSRMSAEEQLRFKLDNTMGGSSEVIHRKAIQRIYGDKAHDIIDGLKRNPAVSVPIVLKRLKMKEEEWREAQRGFNKIWQEQNEKYYLKSLDHQGINFKQNDTKVLRSKNLLNEIEMLYDDRQERASEETATPPPSGPHMTLTYEDSQILEDAAALIIHHVKRQVGIQKEDKYKIKQIIHHFIPDLLFARRGELSDVEEEEEEKLEDLEMDQDGPKKHNGLPGSSPSKSKLLFSNTAAQKLRGTDDAYNLFFVNNYWYIFLRLHHILCSRLLRIYGQAEKQIEEDSREREQEREVLGLKREKNENPAIQLKMKEPMDVDVEDYYSVFLEMVRNLLDGNMEPAQYEDSLREMFTIHAYIAFTMDKLIQSIVRQLQHLVTDDVCARVTDMYLSESANKATGGTLSTQTSRATAEGAYQRKAEQLMSDENCFKLMFVKSRGSVSLAMELLDTEEENSDEPAEAERWSDYVGRYLNSDSASPELREHLAQKPVFLPRNLRRIRKCQRGWEQLQQERMTKVPSDKSKDGNTELKMECMFKLNSYKMVYVCKSEDYMYRHTALTRAHQFELITRTLHHSSCDDTMPSSECG, encoded by the exons ATGAAGAGGCGTGTGGAGGACCAGGAACCAATATTTGCCCCCCAGCAACAGCAATCACGTCGTCCCCCGGTGCAAGGTATTGCAGACAGCTTCCAGCTCCGGGCCCTCGCCCCGGCCCCTACTGTGATAGAGGCAGCTGCAGACAACATGCAGCCATCCACCGGCATCCAGTATTCCCTCCCCCAAGGCTACCAG GTGCCTACAATGCCTCAGAGCACAAGTGGACATGGACACGGACATGGACATAACAATACTGCACCTCATGTGGGTCCCCATGCACACAGCCTAGCAGTTCAGTCCCAGGGCCCTGCAGTGGTCCAAGGTCATGCTCATCCACCCGCACCCATGACTTCAACCCAAGGACAGCAGTTTCAGCGACTGAAG GTAGAAGATGCCTTGTCCTATCTGGATCAAGTGAAGCTGCAGTTTGGGAATCAGCCACAAGTTTACAATGATTTCCTTGATATTATGAAAGAGTTCAAGTCACAGAG CATAGACACTCCTGGAGTCATCAACCGTGTGTCCCAACTTTTTAAGGGCCATCCAGACCTCATTATGGGCTTTAACACTTTCTTGCCACCCGGGTATAAGATTGAGGTTCAAACCAACGATTTAGTCAATGTGACCACGCCAGGTCAGATCCACTACATCACCCCTCATGGTATTTCTGTTCAAAACATCCCTGTAAGTGGAGCATCCAGCCAACCTGCGAGCCACCACCAGCACCAGAGTCTGCCACAGGCTGGCCCGCAAACTACCActacccccaccaccaccaccaccccacccATCCCCACTCAACCAGCtccaaataaaagcagcaag CCAATTCAGTCTCCAGCCCATACACCCACCAGCCAGCCCAACCCTTCCATCCCATCCTACGCCTCACCGCGCTCACCTTCGGTTCAGTCCCACACTCCTGTGAGCAGCACGCCATCTGGTGGGCCACCTCTCCAGAACAACCAACCTGTAGAGTTCAACCACGCTATAAATTATGTCAACAAGATCAAGAACCGCTTCCAGGGTCAGCCAGACATTTACAAAGCCTTCCTGGAAATCCTTCACACATACCAG aAGGAACAACGAAATGCTAAAGAGGCAGGAGGCAACTACATCCCAGCACTCACTGAGCAGGAGGTCTACACTCAGGTGGCAAGACTCTTCAAGAACCAGGAGGACCTGCTCTCAGAGTTTGGACAGTTCCTGCCTGATGCAAACAGCTCACTG CTTCTGGGCAAGACTACACCAGACAGGGCAGAGTCGGTGCGTAATGATCATGGCGGCACAGTAAAGAGACCCTTAATTAACAACAAACAGAGGCTGAGCCACAACGGCCTGCCAATCAGGAGACCTGCTGGAGTGGGAGCCACACCACCTGTCAAG AAGAAACCTAAAATAATGGGGAAGGACCATGGCATGACTGAAGTCAGCAAACACAGCACCAGCACTGAAACTATGTTCTTTGAGAAG GTGAAGAAGGCTCTTCGGAGCTCTGAGGCATATGACAACTTCCTGCGGTGTCTTCACATTTTCAACCAGGAAGTTATCTCGCGTGCCGAGCTGGTGCAGTTAGTCATTCCATTTCTTGG aaaattccCAGAGCTTTTTACATGGTTCAAAAATTTCCTGGGTTACCGAGAGTCCAGTCACGGGGAGTCGAGCAATGCAGAGAGTTTACCCAAGGAGCGTGCTACAGAGGGCATCGCCATGGAGATTGACTACGCTTCCTGCAAGAGGCTGGGGTCTAGCTATAGAGCACTGCCGAAGAGCTACCAGCAGCCCAAGTGCACAGGAAGAACGCCGCTGTGCAGAGAG GTTCTGAATGACACGTGGGTGTCGTTTCCATCGTGGTCTGAGGATTCTACATTTGTGAGCTCCAAGAAGACTCAATATGAGGAGCACATTTACAGATGTGAGGATGAGCGCTTTGAG CTGGATGTTGTGTTGGAAGCCAATCTTGCCACGATACGAGCCCTGGAGACAGTGCAGCGGAGGCTTTCTCGCATGTCAGCTGAGGAGCAGCTGCGCTTCAAGTTGGACAACACAATGGGCGGCTCCTCAGAGGTCATTCACCGCAAAGCTATCCAGAGGATATATGGAGACAAGGCCCACGACATCATCGACGGGCTCAAGAGGAACCCAGCTGTGTCTGTCCCCATAGTGCTGAAAAG ATTAAAAATGAAGGAGGAGGAATGGAGAGAAGCCCAGAGAGGCTTCAACAAAATCTGGCAGGAGCAGAATGAAAAGTATTACCTGAAGTCACTCGACCATCAAGGCATCAACTTCAAGCAGAATGACACCAAAGTATTGCGTTCAAAGAACTTGCTGAATGAAATTGAGATGCTATATGATGAC CGCCAGGAGCGAGCATCAGAGGAAACTGCCACACCGCCACCGAGCGGCCCACACATGACCCTGACCTATGAAGACAGCCAAATCCTGGAGGACGCTGCTGCCCTCATCATCCATCACGTCAAAAGACAGGTGGGCATCCAGAAAGAAGACAAGTATAAGATCAAACAGATCATCCACCACTTCATCCCTGACCTGCTGTTTGCACGGCGAGGTGAGCTCTCtgatgtggaggaggaggaagaagagaagttAGAAGACCTTGAGATGGATCAAGACGGCCCCAAGAAGCACAATGGCCTGCCAGGCAGCAGCCCATCAAAGTCCAAGCTCCTCTTCAGCAACACAGCAGCTCAGAAGCTACGGGGCACAGATGATGCCTATAACCTGTTCTTCGTGAACAACTACTGGTATATCTTCCTTCGTCTTCACCACATCCTCTGTTCTCGTTTGCTACGAATCTACGGGCAAGCTGAGAAGCAGATTGAGGAGGATTCCCGTGAGCGAGAGCAGGAAAGAGAAGTGTTGGGGCtcaaaagggagaaaaatgaaaatccaGCAATCCAACTGAAGATGAAGGAGCCGA TGGATGTTGATGTAGAGGACTATTACTCAGTGTTTCTGGAGATGGTGCGTAATCTTTTGGATGGAAACATGGAGCCAGCTCAGTATGAGGACTCCCTGAGGGAAATGTTTACTATCCATGCCTACATTGCCTTCACCATGGACAAACTCATCCAGAGCATTGTCCGGCAG CTCCAGCACcttgtcactgatgatgtatgTGCGCGTGTGACGGACATGTACCTGAGCGAAAGTGCCAATAAAGCCACGGGGGGCACACTATCCACGCAGACATCCAGGGCCACAGCAGAGGGGGCCTACCAACGCAAAGCAGAGCAGCTTATGTCCGATGAGAACTGCTTCAAG TTGATGTTTGTAAAGAGCCGAGGATCTGTCAGTCTGGCCATGGAACTGCTGGACACAGAAGAGGAGAACTCTGATGAGCCAGCAGAGGCAGAG AGGTGGTCAGACTACGTGGGCAGATACCTGAACTCCGATTCTGCATCCCCAGAGCTGCGTGAGCATCTTGCCCAGAAGCCGGTGTTCCTCCCCAG GAATTTGAGACGGATACGGAAGTGCCAGAGAGGATGGGAGCAGCTACAACAGGAGAGAATGACCAAGGTCCCCTCGGACAAGTCGAAAGACGGCAACACTGAGCTGAAGATGGAGTGCATGTTCAAGCTCAACTCTTACAAGATGGTCTATGTCTGCAAATCAGAGGATTACATGTACAGGCACACAGCACTCACACGGGCTCATCAG TTTGAATTGATTACAAGAACCCTTCACCATTCATCCTGTGATGATACAATGCCCTCTAGTGAATGTGGATGA